In Vagococcus hydrophili, one DNA window encodes the following:
- the flgL gene encoding flagellar hook-associated protein FlgL, translating into MRVSDANQHASFQRNLNHNYTMMNKYHRQLSSFLEIEKSSDNPLAFSKILQMNDSIYRNEGYNQTINESIGWSNTQDAALKNATESMHRVRDLMLASANETLGPDEMKANKQEMISEIDGIVDSLNTTYDGRYVFGGQNTQTPPFEVVKDDNGDITEIKYHGTANNLPREIAEGVNVELVTDGTKFMNETTDANGNVDNLNIFVQDLMLAMNNNDHAAISGTAATSDQPATGLVARWDTHLENMVDARAKIGTTTNRLESARDRNEAENLQLKEALSEKQDIDVAEKYMEFSNQMVAYQACLSVGSKIMQTSLLDYV; encoded by the coding sequence ATGAGAGTATCAGATGCTAATCAACACGCGTCATTTCAACGAAATTTAAATCACAATTATACAATGATGAATAAATATCATCGTCAATTAAGTTCTTTTTTAGAAATTGAAAAATCTTCAGATAATCCTTTAGCTTTTTCTAAAATTCTACAAATGAATGATTCGATTTATCGAAACGAGGGGTATAACCAAACGATTAATGAGTCTATCGGTTGGAGTAACACACAAGATGCGGCACTTAAAAATGCCACAGAATCAATGCACCGTGTGAGAGATTTAATGCTAGCAAGTGCCAATGAAACGTTAGGTCCAGACGAAATGAAAGCTAACAAGCAAGAAATGATTTCTGAGATTGATGGCATTGTCGACTCTCTTAATACAACTTATGATGGACGCTATGTCTTTGGTGGTCAGAATACTCAAACACCTCCTTTCGAAGTTGTTAAGGATGACAATGGGGATATTACAGAGATTAAGTATCATGGAACAGCTAACAATCTACCTAGAGAAATAGCTGAGGGTGTGAATGTTGAGCTAGTTACAGATGGAACTAAGTTCATGAATGAGACGACAGACGCTAATGGAAATGTTGATAATTTAAATATTTTTGTTCAAGATCTAATGCTTGCTATGAATAATAATGATCATGCGGCTATCTCAGGAACAGCAGCTACTAGTGATCAACCAGCAACAGGATTAGTTGCTAGGTGGGATACTCATCTTGAGAACATGGTGGATGCTCGTGCTAAAATAGGAACAACGACTAATCGATTAGAATCAGCAAGAGATCGTAATGAAGCTGAAAATCTTCAATTAAAAGAAGCTTTATCTGAGAAACAAGACATTGATGTGGCTGAAAAATACATGGAATTTAGTAATCAAATGGTTGCTTACCAAGCATGTTTATCAGTTGGAAGTAAAATTATGCAAACTAGTTTGCTTGATTACGTTTAA
- a CDS encoding flagellin yields the protein MRINTNVPALNTYSRLTAANNGKANSLAKLSSGLRINRAGDDAAGLAISEKMKGQIGGLKQASRNAQDGISLIQTAEGALNETHDIINRMRDLATQGSNGTLSNEDRAEINKEFDALKDEVDRISQTTNFNQKNLLDGEFDSSSKQDVVKSTNADLYMTVNYSDKQMDGDLEVKYTRDAAGKVTVELDGGSKADYTLKDNEDGTYSIKENASGKEAGVVKLTTEGRYGKDEVTTAESHATTFTPQATPKSGLDFHVGANTGDIISVEIGTIDSKTLGIRDLSLGDQKQAEMAINQLDLASQKVSSTRSDLGAAQNRLQHTINNLSVAQENLTEANSRIRDVDMAEEMMNFTKNNILSQAATSMLAQANAMPQSVLSLLQ from the coding sequence ATGAGAATTAATACAAACGTACCAGCGTTAAACACATACTCACGTTTAACAGCAGCAAACAATGGAAAAGCGAATTCATTAGCTAAATTATCATCAGGATTACGTATCAACCGTGCCGGAGACGACGCAGCAGGTTTAGCGATTTCTGAAAAAATGAAAGGTCAAATCGGTGGTTTAAAACAAGCTAGCCGTAACGCTCAAGATGGTATTTCATTAATTCAAACAGCTGAAGGTGCTTTAAACGAAACTCACGACATCATTAACCGTATGCGCGATTTAGCAACTCAAGGATCAAATGGAACGTTAAGTAACGAAGACCGTGCTGAAATCAACAAAGAATTTGATGCATTAAAAGATGAAGTGGATCGTATTTCACAAACAACTAACTTTAACCAAAAGAACTTATTAGATGGTGAGTTTGATAGTTCATCTAAACAAGATGTTGTAAAATCTACTAATGCTGATTTATATATGACTGTAAATTATTCTGACAAGCAAATGGATGGTGATTTAGAAGTTAAATATACCAGAGATGCTGCAGGTAAAGTTACAGTAGAATTAGATGGCGGAAGTAAAGCAGACTATACATTAAAAGATAATGAAGATGGAACGTATTCAATTAAAGAAAATGCATCTGGAAAGGAAGCTGGAGTTGTTAAATTAACAACAGAAGGCCGTTATGGAAAAGATGAGGTAACAACAGCTGAATCTCATGCAACAACTTTTACACCACAAGCAACACCTAAATCAGGTTTAGACTTCCATGTAGGAGCTAACACAGGGGACATCATCAGTGTAGAAATTGGAACAATTGATTCGAAAACTTTAGGTATTAGAGATTTAAGTTTAGGTGATCAAAAACAAGCTGAAATGGCAATCAACCAATTAGACTTAGCTTCTCAAAAAGTATCAAGCACTCGTTCTGACTTAGGAGCTGCTCAAAACAGATTACAACACACAATCAACAACTTATCTGTAGCACAAGAAAACTTAACTGAAGCAAACTCTCGTATTAGAGACGTAGATATGGCTGAAGAAATGATGAACTTCACTAAGAACAACATCCTTTCTCAAGCTGCAACTTCAATGTTGGCTCAAGCAAATGCAATGCCACAAAGTGTTCTTTCTTTATTACAATAA
- the fliS gene encoding flagellar export chaperone FliS: MTYNNKGNSAYVNNQILTASPKKLIEILYEAGIKHSKLAIFHLDQGNLQEINTQLIKVQDIVLELKYAVAPTPDSDVPDQLISLYDFMYNQLLLANTEKNKERVELVKKMLEELLETWLVL; this comes from the coding sequence ATGACATACAATAATAAAGGTAATTCAGCATATGTAAATAATCAAATATTAACAGCGTCACCAAAAAAATTAATTGAAATTCTTTATGAGGCAGGAATCAAACATTCAAAACTTGCTATTTTTCATTTGGATCAAGGCAATTTGCAAGAAATAAATACACAGTTGATAAAAGTACAAGATATTGTTTTGGAATTAAAATATGCAGTTGCACCGACACCTGACAGTGATGTTCCAGATCAATTAATCTCACTTTATGATTTTATGTACAATCAGTTGCTATTAGCAAACACTGAGAAGAACAAAGAACGAGTAGAGTTGGTTAAGAAAATGCTAGAAGAACTTTTGGAAACTTGGTTAGTATTATAG
- a CDS encoding GlsB/YeaQ/YmgE family stress response membrane protein yields the protein MYWIWVLLVGAVIGAIAGSLTGKDNPKGCVFNIIAGLVGSSVGQKLFGSDWGGHLAGMALIPSILGAVIVIAVVSLFTRR from the coding sequence ATGTATTGGATTTGGGTACTTCTTGTAGGAGCGGTTATTGGCGCTATTGCGGGTTCGCTAACAGGTAAAGATAATCCAAAGGGATGCGTGTTCAATATTATCGCTGGTTTAGTCGGTTCTAGTGTTGGACAAAAATTATTTGGCAGTGATTGGGGTGGACACTTAGCCGGTATGGCTTTGATACCATCAATACTAGGAGCTGTCATTGTGATTGCTGTTGTATCACTTTTTACAAGGAGATAA
- a CDS encoding flagellin produces MRINTNVPALNTYSRLTAANNGKANSLAKLSSGLRINRAGDDAAGLAISEKMKGQIGGLKQASRNAQDGISLIQTAEGALNETHDIINRMRDLATQGSNGTLSNEDRAEINKEFDALKDEVDRISQTTNFNQKNLLDGEFDSSSVQDISKSDNADLYMTVSYSDKHLEGELTVEYTRDANGTPDVVLSGADAAKFDKKDNEDGTFTIIKKGDTAATPPTKDSNVGVIKLTTEGRYGKGEVTTAETHTSKFTAQTTPKSGLDFHVGANTGDIISVEIGTIDSKTLGIRDLSLGDQKQAEMAINQLDLASQKVSSTRSDLGAAQNRLQHTINNLSVAQENLTEANSRIRDVDMAEEMMNFTKNNILSQAATSMLAQANAMPQSVLSLLQ; encoded by the coding sequence ATGAGAATTAATACAAACGTACCAGCATTAAACACTTATTCACGTCTAACAGCAGCAAACAATGGAAAAGCGAATTCATTAGCTAAATTATCTTCAGGACTACGTATCAACCGTGCCGGAGACGACGCAGCAGGTTTAGCAATTTCTGAAAAAATGAAAGGTCAAATCGGTGGTTTAAAACAAGCTAGCCGTAACGCACAAGATGGAATTTCATTAATCCAAACAGCTGAGGGTGCTTTAAACGAAACACATGACATCATCAATCGTATGCGTGATTTAGCAACTCAAGGGTCAAATGGTACTTTAAGCAACGAAGACCGTGCTGAAATCAACAAAGAATTTGACGCATTAAAAGATGAAGTAGATCGTATTTCACAAACAACTAACTTTAACCAAAAGAACTTATTAGATGGTGAGTTTGATAGCTCATCTGTACAAGATATTAGTAAATCTGACAATGCTGATTTATATATGACAGTAAGTTATTCTGATAAACATCTAGAAGGAGAATTAACTGTTGAATATACTAGAGATGCTAATGGAACACCTGATGTTGTATTAAGTGGTGCTGATGCAGCTAAGTTTGATAAAAAAGATAATGAAGACGGAACATTTACTATCATCAAAAAAGGTGATACAGCAGCGACACCACCAACAAAAGATTCAAATGTTGGCGTAATTAAATTAACAACAGAAGGTCGTTACGGTAAAGGAGAAGTAACAACTGCTGAAACACATACTTCTAAATTTACAGCACAAACAACACCTAAATCAGGTTTAGACTTCCATGTAGGAGCTAACACAGGGGACATCATCAGTGTTGAAATTGGAACAATTGATTCGAAAACTTTAGGTATTAGAGATTTAAGTTTAGGTGATCAAAAACAAGCTGAAATGGCAATCAACCAATTAGACTTAGCTTCTCAAAAAGTATCAAGCACTCGTTCTGACTTAGGAGCTGCTCAAAACAGATTACAACACACAATCAACAACTTATCTGTAGCACAAGAAAATTTAACTGAAGCAAACTCTCGTATTAGAGACGTAGATATGGCTGAAGAAATGATGAACTTTACTAAGAATAACATCCTTTCTCAAGCAGCAACTTCAATGTTGGCACAAGCTAACGCAATGCCACAAAGTGTTCTTTCTTTATTACAGTAA
- a CDS encoding C39 family peptidase, with amino-acid sequence MKKIINISVILIISVASLFGTKVIFTMAVENNRIAKEKCHIRYTKHPNLLKGMNTVTTQENQLSEYHLPVPLFDQMSEPSLIYGCEVTALSMILTYYSFDYNKNQLQEKIKKEPYQVSDTLLGDPDSGFVGDATGKNPGTGVNVQPVFDLAQSLVNSPYEVVNSTGSSLSELFMQIKAGRPVWVITTIDYKVPRKEDWIDWPTENGLKKYGVNHHAAVITGFDKENVFLNDPYGKEVTVSQDTFEKIYNETGKQSLYIK; translated from the coding sequence ATGAAAAAAATAATTAATATTTCAGTTATACTTATAATTTCAGTCGCTAGTTTATTTGGAACCAAAGTTATTTTTACGATGGCTGTTGAAAATAACCGCATTGCAAAAGAGAAATGTCATATTCGTTATACTAAACACCCTAATTTATTGAAAGGCATGAACACTGTAACAACTCAAGAAAATCAGCTGTCAGAGTATCATTTACCTGTTCCTTTATTTGACCAGATGTCAGAACCATCTTTAATATATGGTTGTGAAGTAACGGCACTTAGTATGATTTTAACTTATTATTCCTTTGATTATAATAAGAATCAACTTCAAGAGAAGATTAAGAAGGAGCCATATCAAGTAAGTGATACACTATTGGGAGATCCAGATTCAGGATTTGTTGGGGATGCAACGGGGAAAAATCCTGGAACTGGCGTCAACGTTCAACCAGTATTTGATTTAGCACAATCTTTAGTTAATTCACCATATGAAGTGGTTAACAGTACAGGAAGTTCTCTTTCAGAATTATTCATGCAGATTAAAGCAGGTCGTCCTGTTTGGGTCATTACAACTATTGATTATAAAGTTCCTAGAAAAGAAGATTGGATTGATTGGCCAACTGAGAACGGATTAAAAAAGTATGGGGTTAATCATCATGCTGCAGTTATCACAGGATTTGATAAAGAAAATGTATTTTTAAATGATCCTTATGGAAAAGAAGTAACTGTCAGTCAAGATACTTTCGAAAAAATATACAATGAAACAGGAAAACAAAGTTTATATATAAAATAA
- a CDS encoding YpiB family protein, whose protein sequence is MIELASKKKFVNWLIQSVSLKKRESYWILNYLLNHEFLLDRVTFVENVLSTPRGLLVTDQSVSGSGLEMVNQGIVIEDPNKIFHDIRLNRKSPLFIGVSFDGMTLSKYYLDVLEENPYQPLDEEAEKEFRLALNSFIEEEERKFKLNILLEKINQALETGNKKEFQKLSKDYQRLKENESL, encoded by the coding sequence ATGATCGAATTAGCAAGTAAGAAAAAATTTGTTAATTGGTTAATTCAATCTGTCTCATTGAAAAAGAGAGAGTCGTACTGGATTTTAAATTATCTTTTGAATCATGAATTTTTATTAGACCGTGTAACTTTCGTCGAGAATGTTCTTTCTACACCTAGAGGGTTACTTGTTACAGATCAGTCTGTTTCAGGAAGTGGTTTAGAGATGGTGAATCAAGGAATTGTTATTGAAGATCCTAACAAAATTTTCCATGATATCCGTTTGAATCGAAAAAGTCCATTGTTTATAGGCGTTTCTTTTGATGGGATGACGTTATCTAAGTATTATTTAGATGTGTTAGAGGAAAATCCTTACCAACCTCTTGATGAAGAAGCTGAAAAAGAATTTAGACTGGCGCTAAATAGTTTTATTGAAGAGGAAGAACGGAAGTTTAAGTTAAATATCTTACTTGAGAAAATAAATCAAGCCCTCGAGACAGGCAATAAGAAAGAATTTCAAAAGTTGTCCAAAGACTATCAAAGATTAAAAGAAAATGAGAGTTTGTGA
- the fliD gene encoding flagellar filament capping protein FliD, translating into MPTVTSETGISVMLGSYSTIGAAQIDQMIEAESGPLVRMNNEKSLIIEQQNAWKDVRLRMNTFFKTIETLQKNETWNSKLATSSKPDKVTITGTDKAQEDNFDITVQQVATSSRQVSGKIDKMDDKTIYDELGTSGELKFDSKDPDGEEIKIQIDEKDSLKDITNKINNESKETGVKATIVDNRLVLSNVDTGETDFEVRGDTSLMNDLGMNKDDVNNAPKYTQGINAKFTIDGMQVERPSNNVDDVVEGVTIHIHEKTEEPVKVGLKRDLDKPVETLNAFVEQYNELMSFLNEKTEVGDPSKKDNKQGPLAGDSTAARLQSSLKMLVTGIPDQNSHTTFKFPSELGLNVDKKGVLSLDEEKFKELLKEDPDNVQNFFYYAEKTLVEKKDEFGNVIKDEDGKPVMEFDKKEFGYTVKLNELMNSYLKDQAGQKSVYSTKKESYEKSLKDLDERIDRFTEKLDKKRDYYVRTFSRLDQVMMQAEQQMATLMTQLDSFNMN; encoded by the coding sequence ATGCCAACAGTAACAAGTGAAACCGGAATTAGTGTGATGCTAGGAAGTTACTCAACAATTGGGGCGGCACAAATTGATCAAATGATTGAGGCAGAATCAGGACCTTTAGTTAGAATGAATAATGAAAAGTCTTTGATTATTGAACAACAAAACGCATGGAAAGATGTTCGCCTGAGAATGAACACTTTCTTTAAAACGATTGAGACGCTTCAAAAAAATGAAACTTGGAATTCAAAACTAGCGACAAGTTCGAAACCAGATAAAGTAACAATCACTGGAACGGATAAGGCTCAAGAAGATAATTTTGATATTACAGTCCAACAAGTTGCGACATCGTCTCGTCAAGTTTCGGGAAAAATAGATAAAATGGATGATAAAACCATTTACGATGAATTGGGTACGTCTGGTGAGTTAAAATTTGATTCGAAAGATCCTGATGGAGAAGAGATTAAGATCCAGATTGATGAAAAAGATAGTTTAAAAGACATTACTAATAAAATTAATAATGAATCAAAAGAAACAGGTGTCAAAGCAACAATTGTCGATAATCGATTAGTATTGAGTAATGTTGATACGGGTGAAACAGATTTTGAAGTTCGTGGAGATACTTCATTGATGAACGATCTTGGAATGAATAAAGATGATGTGAACAATGCACCAAAATATACACAAGGAATCAATGCTAAATTTACAATTGATGGAATGCAGGTTGAGCGTCCATCTAACAACGTTGATGATGTCGTCGAAGGTGTTACGATTCATATCCATGAAAAGACAGAAGAACCTGTTAAAGTTGGTTTAAAGAGAGATTTAGATAAACCAGTAGAAACGTTAAATGCATTTGTTGAACAATATAATGAATTGATGAGTTTTTTAAACGAAAAAACAGAAGTAGGAGATCCTAGTAAAAAAGATAATAAACAGGGACCTCTAGCAGGCGATAGTACTGCAGCTCGTTTACAGTCAAGTTTAAAAATGTTAGTAACAGGTATTCCTGATCAAAATTCACATACTACGTTTAAGTTTCCATCTGAGTTAGGTTTAAATGTAGATAAAAAAGGTGTTTTATCTTTAGATGAAGAAAAATTTAAAGAGTTATTAAAAGAAGACCCTGATAATGTTCAAAATTTTTTCTATTATGCTGAAAAAACGTTAGTAGAGAAAAAAGATGAATTCGGAAATGTTATTAAAGACGAAGATGGCAAACCTGTCATGGAATTTGATAAAAAAGAGTTTGGTTATACAGTAAAATTAAATGAATTGATGAACTCATATTTAAAAGATCAAGCGGGACAAAAAAGTGTCTACTCAACTAAAAAAGAATCTTACGAAAAAAGTTTAAAAGATTTAGATGAGCGAATTGATCGATTTACTGAAAAACTCGATAAAAAGCGTGATTATTATGTTAGGACATTCAGCCGTTTAGACCAAGTAATGATGCAAGCGGAACAACAAATGGCGACATTGATGACACAATTAGACTCGTTTAACATGAACTAA
- a CDS encoding flagellar protein FlaG: MLDINHVNWLSAHNNVDKVEKIEPVSKVSTELETNTQNEQFKEPEGNEYFTNGLSDYKREQLEKIIEESNRQLNGKDVKMEFKLHETTHRTMITLVDTETDEVVKEIPSEKMLDSIANIWKMVGIIVNKEG; this comes from the coding sequence ATGCTTGATATCAATCATGTAAATTGGTTAAGTGCTCATAATAATGTAGATAAAGTTGAAAAAATAGAACCTGTTTCTAAAGTATCAACGGAACTTGAAACGAATACTCAAAATGAGCAGTTTAAAGAACCAGAAGGAAATGAATATTTTACCAATGGTTTATCAGATTATAAAAGAGAGCAATTAGAAAAAATAATTGAAGAATCTAACCGACAACTCAATGGTAAAGATGTGAAAATGGAGTTTAAACTTCATGAGACAACCCATAGAACTATGATTACCTTAGTTGATACAGAAACAGATGAAGTGGTGAAAGAAATTCCTTCTGAAAAAATGTTGGATTCTATTGCCAATATCTGGAAAATGGTTGGAATCATCGTTAACAAGGAAGGATGA
- a CDS encoding flagellin produces MRINTNVPALNTYSRLTAANNGKANSLAKLSSGLRINRAGDDAAGLAISEKMKGQIGGLKQASRNAQDGISLIQTAEGALNETHDIINRMRDLATQGSNGTLSNEDRAEINKEFDALKDEVDRISQTTNFNQKNLLDGEFDSSSVQDISKSDNADLYMTVSYSDKHLEGELTVEYTRDANGTPDVVLSGADAAKFDKKDNEDGTFTIIKKGDTAATPPTKDSNVGVIKLTTEGRYGKGEVTTAETHTSKFTAQTTPKSGLDFHVGANTGDIISVEIGTIDSKTLGIRDLSLGDQKQAEMAINQLDLASQKVSSTRSDLGAAQNRLQHTINNLSVAQENLTEANSRIRDVDMAEEMMNFTKNNILSQAATSMLAQANAMPQSVLSLLQ; encoded by the coding sequence ATGAGAATTAATACAAACGTACCAGCTTTAAACACATATTCACGTTTAACAGCAGCAAACAATGGAAAAGCGAATTCATTAGCTAAATTATCATCAGGATTACGTATCAACCGTGCCGGAGATGACGCAGCAGGTTTAGCAATTTCTGAAAAAATGAAAGGTCAAATCGGTGGTTTAAAACAAGCTAGCCGTAACGCACAAGATGGAATTTCATTAATCCAAACAGCTGAGGGTGCTTTAAACGAAACACATGACATCATCAATCGTATGCGTGATTTAGCAACTCAAGGGTCAAATGGTACTTTAAGCAACGAAGACCGTGCTGAAATCAACAAAGAATTTGACGCATTAAAAGATGAAGTAGATCGTATTTCACAAACAACTAACTTTAACCAAAAGAACTTATTAGATGGTGAGTTTGATAGCTCATCTGTACAAGATATTAGTAAATCTGACAATGCTGATTTATATATGACAGTAAGTTATTCTGATAAACATCTAGAAGGAGAATTAACTGTTGAATATACTAGAGATGCTAATGGAACACCTGATGTTGTATTAAGTGGTGCTGATGCAGCTAAGTTTGATAAAAAAGATAATGAAGACGGAACATTTACTATCATCAAAAAAGGTGATACAGCAGCGACACCACCAACAAAAGATTCAAATGTTGGCGTAATTAAATTAACAACAGAAGGTCGTTACGGTAAAGGAGAAGTAACAACTGCTGAAACACATACTTCTAAATTTACAGCACAAACAACACCTAAATCAGGTTTAGACTTCCATGTAGGAGCTAACACAGGGGACATCATCAGTGTTGAAATTGGAACAATTGATTCGAAAACTTTAGGTATTAGAGATTTAAGTTTAGGTGATCAAAAACAAGCTGAAATGGCAATCAACCAATTAGACTTAGCTTCTCAAAAAGTATCAAGCACTCGTTCTGACTTAGGAGCTGCTCAAAACAGATTACAACACACAATCAACAACTTATCTGTAGCACAAGAAAATTTAACTGAAGCAAACTCTCGTATTAGAGACGTAGATATGGCTGAAGAAATGATGAACTTCACTAAGAACAATATCCTTTCTCAAGCAGCAACTTCAATGTTGGCACAAGCAAATGCAATGCCACAAAGTGTCCTTTCTTTATTACAATAA
- a CDS encoding YrrS family protein, with product MKDKKNRKLVICSIITLLILFIFIPKKDKEEVKKEIGGPKVTLVEEKVTKEKTKQKEYPDVEKKNPITIQESKDANVEKAWKNSEWKTIKTAQTGTHYANFDDNSIDRKEIKLAFSEALNLAPENIEEWWLDGPNSSDIYGFLSNKKTNEAYKVHLHWIDNTGWQPSLVEKLHTLPTSFN from the coding sequence TTGAAAGATAAAAAAAATAGAAAACTCGTTATCTGTTCAATAATTACTCTATTAATATTATTCATTTTCATTCCTAAAAAAGACAAAGAAGAAGTAAAGAAAGAAATTGGGGGACCTAAAGTTACTCTTGTTGAAGAAAAAGTAACAAAGGAGAAGACAAAGCAAAAAGAATACCCAGATGTTGAAAAGAAAAATCCCATAACTATTCAGGAATCAAAAGATGCTAACGTAGAAAAAGCCTGGAAAAATTCGGAATGGAAAACAATTAAAACTGCACAAACTGGTACTCACTACGCTAACTTTGATGATAATAGTATTGACCGAAAAGAAATAAAGCTAGCTTTTTCAGAAGCACTTAATTTAGCTCCAGAGAATATTGAAGAATGGTGGTTAGACGGACCTAATTCATCTGATATCTATGGTTTTTTAAGTAACAAGAAAACGAATGAAGCTTACAAGGTTCATCTACACTGGATAGATAATACAGGATGGCAACCTAGTTTAGTTGAAAAACTTCACACATTACCTACTTCTTTTAACTAA
- a CDS encoding tetratricopeptide repeat protein, whose amino-acid sequence MSNSKKMLEALSNGDLIEAQVAFEKALVEDLPEERMQLADNLFQLGFVEESEKLYSKLFEEFPEEETLKISLAEIAIENDELEKAFSYLESIEETSDLYAQSLITQADLYQVLNIPEVSERKLNQAKEIMPNEPLLDLSLAELYFSSEDYVKAIAVYQELKKVLSKEESPINLNERIGVALSRIGDFEEAVNYLELSIEEEETVERAFQLALTYYQLEQNERAIELLTQVRLMDESFNQVYYPLAQILHDEGRHEEAIEMAEEGIVQNPYETSLYHLASETAYHLGDKDQAKQYLEEVISLEVDADLSKIRLAELLLKEEEYDEVITLIATLEVKEQSFAEWILAQAFNGLEEFDQAKKHYDQAKETLIDDPEFVKDYALFLREEGNREESNRLLQMYLTMVPDDVEVASLLDNEGW is encoded by the coding sequence ATGTCAAACAGTAAAAAAATGTTAGAAGCGTTATCAAATGGAGATTTAATCGAAGCTCAAGTGGCTTTTGAGAAAGCTCTTGTTGAGGATTTACCAGAAGAAAGAATGCAATTGGCGGATAATTTATTCCAATTAGGCTTTGTGGAAGAATCAGAAAAATTATATTCAAAATTATTTGAGGAGTTTCCAGAAGAAGAAACTTTAAAAATTTCACTAGCAGAAATTGCGATTGAGAATGATGAACTTGAAAAAGCGTTTAGTTATTTAGAATCGATTGAAGAAACGAGTGATTTGTATGCGCAAAGTTTAATCACACAAGCAGACCTGTATCAAGTTTTGAATATTCCAGAAGTAAGTGAGCGAAAATTAAATCAAGCCAAAGAAATTATGCCAAATGAACCTTTATTAGATTTATCATTGGCAGAATTGTACTTCTCTAGTGAAGATTATGTTAAGGCAATCGCTGTTTATCAAGAATTAAAAAAGGTGCTATCAAAAGAAGAATCACCAATTAATTTAAATGAGCGAATCGGTGTTGCTTTATCAAGAATTGGCGACTTTGAAGAGGCTGTCAACTATTTAGAGCTTTCAATTGAAGAAGAGGAAACTGTTGAACGTGCCTTCCAATTAGCTTTAACTTATTATCAGTTAGAACAGAATGAACGTGCCATTGAATTATTAACTCAAGTTAGATTAATGGATGAATCATTTAATCAAGTGTACTATCCTTTAGCTCAAATTTTACACGATGAAGGTCGTCACGAGGAAGCCATTGAAATGGCAGAAGAAGGGATTGTGCAAAACCCGTATGAAACTTCGCTATACCATTTAGCATCTGAAACGGCTTATCATTTAGGGGATAAAGATCAAGCAAAACAATATTTAGAAGAAGTGATTTCTTTAGAAGTGGATGCAGATCTTTCTAAAATACGTTTGGCTGAGCTACTACTTAAGGAAGAAGAATACGACGAAGTAATTACTTTGATAGCTACATTAGAAGTGAAAGAACAATCCTTTGCTGAATGGATTTTAGCGCAAGCTTTTAATGGTTTAGAGGAATTTGATCAAGCGAAGAAACATTATGACCAAGCCAAAGAAACTTTAATCGATGATCCTGAATTTGTTAAAGACTATGCATTATTCCTTAGAGAAGAAGGAAATCGTGAAGAATCTAATCGCTTACTACAAATGTATTTGACGATGGTTCCTGATGATGTGGAGGTTGCTTCATTACTTGACAATGAAGGGTGGTAG